In the Chryseobacterium scophthalmum genome, one interval contains:
- a CDS encoding class I SAM-dependent methyltransferase — protein MNNIYEPKFVKQLFNQMSGSYERMNYITSFGFSIRWRKQFLNKLGKSEHNLKVIDLLSGLGENWTYLKQNFPNSTFSALDFSEEMILQSESKGNKVFKDQLNLLCEDILQSNLESNSFDIISCAYGLKTFNKEQLEILAKEVSRILKPNGKFSFVEVSKPKNKLLYYPYKLYLSKMIPVLGKLFLGNPSDYKMLWIYTENFENCAGVKEIFSKYNLNVNSENYFYGCATGIYGTKL, from the coding sequence ATGAACAATATCTACGAGCCAAAATTTGTAAAACAGTTATTCAATCAGATGTCTGGTTCGTACGAAAGAATGAACTACATTACTTCGTTTGGCTTTTCAATTCGTTGGAGAAAGCAGTTTCTCAACAAATTGGGAAAATCTGAGCACAATTTAAAAGTAATTGATCTGCTTTCTGGATTAGGTGAAAACTGGACTTACCTAAAGCAAAATTTCCCTAATTCCACTTTTTCAGCATTAGATTTTTCTGAAGAAATGATTTTGCAATCAGAAAGTAAAGGAAATAAGGTTTTCAAAGACCAGCTGAACTTGCTTTGTGAAGATATTTTACAGAGTAATTTAGAATCAAATTCTTTTGATATCATTTCCTGTGCTTATGGTTTGAAAACGTTTAATAAAGAGCAATTGGAAATCTTAGCAAAAGAAGTTTCCAGAATTCTTAAACCGAATGGTAAATTTAGTTTCGTGGAAGTTTCGAAGCCTAAAAACAAGCTTTTATATTATCCTTATAAATTGTATTTAAGTAAAATGATTCCAGTTTTGGGTAAATTATTTTTAGGAAATCCTAGTGATTATAAAATGCTTTGGATCTATACCGAAAATTTTGAAAACTGCGCCGGTGTAAAGGAAATATTCAGCAAATATAATTTGAATGTAAACTCAGAAAATTATTTCTACGGTTGTGCAACAGGAATTTATGGTACAAAATTATAA
- a CDS encoding TlpA family protein disulfide reductase, which produces MKKIISIILLFFNIVQLCAQVPDLEKAKRKYFQANVISYKTTAYYPNPETDATSVFSVLYTVYKPQNKDFEFYSKNETSEEFYKNNFYYEVNHAEKTIYEYENKDNQNAAISSSRLRQFGPTTLLKMKWSYIDDTQIDGKIHSHYSNIESINNYEGKEIKVEFHIYISGNFTISKFERKSFVDGKLGQTVTYLFSNYIFYDKTTNFKVLLPQNYALKYYERQDSLKPLAKNTVVQPFEAIDINGQQFSFNPKKEKQTLLLFSSTNCGYSKMISDYVLSSGFKLNTQTELINIFGSDSKANVKKYFVNKEVKFPVISDRKDIEKQFGIYGYPILYLINENGIIIETLYGSSQVLPFLKSLSIK; this is translated from the coding sequence ATGAAGAAGATTATAAGTATTATTTTATTGTTTTTTAACATCGTACAACTTTGCGCACAAGTCCCCGATTTAGAAAAAGCAAAACGCAAATATTTCCAGGCCAATGTAATCAGCTATAAAACCACCGCTTATTATCCTAATCCTGAAACGGATGCAACTTCTGTTTTCAGTGTTTTATACACAGTTTATAAACCTCAAAATAAAGATTTCGAATTCTACAGCAAAAACGAAACTTCGGAGGAATTCTACAAAAACAATTTTTATTATGAAGTCAATCACGCCGAAAAAACCATTTACGAATACGAAAATAAAGACAATCAGAACGCAGCAATTTCGTCATCCCGTTTAAGGCAGTTTGGTCCTACCACTTTGCTCAAAATGAAATGGAGCTATATTGATGACACTCAAATCGACGGGAAAATTCACAGTCATTATTCAAACATAGAAAGCATTAATAATTACGAAGGAAAAGAAATAAAGGTCGAATTTCATATTTATATTTCAGGAAATTTTACAATCAGCAAGTTTGAAAGAAAAAGTTTTGTTGATGGAAAATTGGGACAAACTGTAACCTATTTATTTAGTAATTATATTTTCTATGATAAAACAACCAATTTTAAAGTTCTTCTTCCTCAAAACTATGCTTTAAAATATTACGAAAGACAAGACTCTTTAAAGCCTTTAGCAAAAAACACTGTAGTTCAGCCTTTTGAAGCAATTGATATTAACGGTCAACAATTTTCTTTCAATCCAAAAAAAGAAAAGCAAACTCTTCTACTCTTTTCTTCGACCAATTGTGGTTATTCAAAAATGATTTCAGATTATGTTTTGAGTTCAGGTTTTAAATTAAATACTCAAACGGAATTGATCAATATTTTTGGTTCAGATTCTAAAGCAAATGTCAAGAAATATTTCGTCAACAAAGAAGTGAAATTTCCTGTAATTTCCGACCGAAAAGATATTGAAAAACAGTTTGGAATTTATGGTTATCCCATTCTTTATTTAATTAATGAAAACGGAATTATTATCGAAACATTGTATGGTTCATCACAAGTTTTACCATTTTTGAAAAGTTTAAGTATTAAATGA
- a CDS encoding lysozyme inhibitor LprI family protein produces the protein MKKIIVLIFVFFSVFIFFQETHFIDIEESKCFDKQDISNAEMRKCSIKARDSWDKELNKYYNLLASKLPKDAFEILKASQKEWVIYRDKEFKFITKFYFEVKEGTMWYNIAENKKKEIVKNRALELQMYFENLEY, from the coding sequence ATGAAAAAAATAATAGTTTTGATTTTCGTTTTCTTCTCAGTATTTATTTTTTTTCAGGAAACTCATTTTATAGATATTGAAGAATCAAAATGTTTTGACAAACAAGATATTTCAAATGCTGAAATGCGAAAATGTAGTATAAAAGCAAGAGATTCCTGGGATAAAGAGCTGAATAAATATTACAATCTTCTCGCATCCAAACTTCCAAAAGACGCTTTTGAAATCCTGAAAGCTTCTCAAAAAGAATGGGTTATTTATCGAGACAAAGAATTTAAATTCATTACTAAATTTTATTTTGAAGTAAAAGAAGGAACAATGTGGTATAATATTGCTGAAAATAAGAAAAAGGAAATCGTGAAAAACAGAGCTTTGGAATTACAAATGTATTTTGAAAATTTAGAGTATTAA
- a CDS encoding DUF6896 domain-containing protein produces the protein MMQKELVLEAIILFDKTAKELIKSLAEKYNLDLNSATPFSKLLLRSNSLWRGNLNEEWTYWFHGAHCDFENINSKQYVHTNIIRGIYGVIDYYYLYKFVQTTESLKHVLEIVNKEDTFYATINKLLDDDMLINLEEFPFKMLVLNDKPV, from the coding sequence ATGATGCAAAAAGAATTAGTCTTAGAGGCAATAATTTTATTTGATAAGACCGCAAAAGAATTGATTAAAAGTTTAGCAGAAAAATATAATCTTGATTTAAACTCTGCGACACCATTTTCAAAATTATTATTAAGAAGTAATAGTTTGTGGCGAGGAAATTTAAATGAAGAATGGACATATTGGTTTCATGGAGCACATTGTGATTTTGAAAATATTAATTCAAAACAATATGTTCATACAAATATTATCCGCGGAATCTATGGAGTTATTGACTATTATTATCTGTACAAATTTGTACAAACTACAGAATCTTTAAAACATGTGTTAGAAATAGTCAATAAGGAAGATACATTTTATGCAACCATCAATAAATTGCTTGACGACGATATGTTAATAAACCTTGAAGAATTCCCATTCAAAATGTTAGTGTTAAATGATAAACCTGTTTAA
- a CDS encoding DUF3320 domain-containing protein translates to MEQIIPFELQIQHNPYFNYTFCLNQYPFLQSIAFREVSEDFENLNLQITSSLGIFEKYDVYIDKIRQNSLYKISLFNFVFNNTLLKRLTEKDLDQIKIQVFKDGESIYEKSFSIEVLPMDYFGGLQSYPQLLASYVLSNNTSLYKIKADAIDILSRNKLTPSFEGYQQKSKERVLQMVSAIYKSIQNLELIYSAMPPSFEKNGQRIRLIDTVLETKFGNCIDISLLFAACLEAIDLNPLIVVTEGHAFVGVWLDDHRFDGMVNFDQAAISKRIASGIKEIALIESTNLCKGSNISFKDAMNSAETQLMDSSKFLLSLDVKNARSAGISPLPLLKNENNLTEDLKPVQNSAKFDQDFDLGTQYDDLELTDFSNLTKQKVWERKLLDLSLRNNLLNLRFTKSMLQLVDSKINVLEDSLADGKSFTIVPDNNQTILRKYNLYGEPLHQSQPLFKLAEDEFKYNRLLTYYHQDDLDNILTNLYRSAKLAEEENGKSTLYLGIGLLKWFEPKNKEVPRLAPILLIPVELSRKSVNSKFTLRSREEETMINITLLEYLKQEFKLNINSLENLPMDESGVDVPKVLAIIRNAVLNLEGWDVLEQLVLGIFSFNKLILWQDISKYSEEIQKSSIVKSLIEGKLTGTLESVENDAQSLENISASELVLPISTDNSQLNAVKNANLNKSFILHGPPGTGKSQTITNIIADALANDKKVLFVAAKKAALDVVHHRLENIGLGAFCLELHSNKSKKSDVLKQFERTLEVPKYKINADYHEEAKRLDERRKELGKYVNELHKKFPIGWSLFDTIAFLETNHVQPDERFHINFPLESADVFNWNQWKDWLIPFASIVQKIGQPSLHALRPIKTSNHQFENKNLILSAISQFNEKKNAAEQVKSQFKLDEVSNSDSIEILEYLKENPVKAGLVDLVLNEGQLNLFKNWMTQQTQFQQTENQITSSFNSSILNVDFASLKLLWNQAKHTWFIPKWFKQRKVKQQLNGYAKSGIESDVQIDGLFEKLENYQQLKDQLNNLHYNALSSVTNLYFNGSSFDIAAIEKDLKTIENAKNLAQKISIPNFPEWLKDISSKQNNSQHISEVLETLKDFHNAETQLLEYVDEIPNDTELQTVVQNIHQLEDWINFNVLKEKAQDLNLNWFINFLEKGWLDTESIELEFEKIIHLNLFIKTIYGSGTLNGFDANIYESQIQQYKNLHKEFTELTKNQLTMKLSDRIPNFSQEAVQSSEIGILQKAIRNKGRGLSIRKLFDQIPTLIPRLKPCMLMSPISVAQYFDVNEEHFDIVIFDEASQLPTSEAVSALARAKQAIIVGDPKQMPPTSFFASQKVDEENFELEDLESILDDCLALSIPSNYLLRHYRSKHESLISFSNAHFYDNKLLTFPSPDDLNRKVTFEFIDGFYDKGKTRTNKNEAEAIIEYIRIHLENKNKKSIGVVTFSQTQQSLIEDLLQKLFQENPHLEEFSINSEEPIFIKNLENVQGDERDIILFSIGYGPDEDGKVSMNFGPLNRDGGWRRLNVAVTRARYEMKVFSSLKGDQIDMNRTSSEGVLGLKNFLNFSEKGLVYQNSNPTVNQQKLMVNSIAKHLEESGLKIKTNIGTSEYKIDIGVINPENESEYLMAILLDSENYFNINTTNDRELLVPNVLKGLGWNVFRIWTLDWIKNKEKIVEKIQAEIEEIKTQVKEKKEEIIELKTSEKVYLSEVSETEKPSKMISYVAAELSPEINANSESIYLFENKPVLLNQIKTIIDTESPISQNALFRKILKLWNTSRAGGKMNTYLLETLNSIPNVQTTESYQKFYWYENLQPQNLDFYRDNSIEKRLIDEIAPEEISVAIMELMHSSLSLNKDELIRAVCKAFGFAKVGSQIDSVVNFSVEELIGKGLLKEVDGRIVLSE, encoded by the coding sequence ATGGAGCAGATTATTCCGTTTGAATTACAGATACAGCACAACCCTTATTTCAATTATACTTTTTGTTTAAACCAATATCCTTTTCTGCAAAGCATTGCTTTCAGAGAAGTGAGTGAAGATTTTGAAAATCTAAACCTTCAGATTACCTCATCTTTGGGTATATTTGAAAAATATGATGTCTATATTGATAAAATAAGGCAGAATTCACTGTACAAAATTTCTCTTTTCAACTTTGTATTTAATAATACTTTGTTGAAAAGACTTACGGAAAAAGATTTAGATCAGATTAAAATTCAGGTTTTTAAAGACGGAGAATCTATTTATGAAAAAAGTTTCAGCATAGAAGTTCTCCCGATGGATTATTTTGGAGGATTGCAATCGTATCCGCAACTTTTGGCTTCTTATGTTCTTTCAAACAATACTTCTTTATACAAAATCAAAGCTGATGCGATTGATATTTTATCGAGAAACAAACTTACGCCTTCGTTTGAAGGCTATCAGCAAAAAAGTAAGGAAAGAGTTTTGCAGATGGTTTCGGCAATTTATAAATCTATCCAAAATCTGGAACTGATTTACAGCGCAATGCCGCCAAGTTTTGAAAAGAACGGACAAAGAATCAGGCTTATAGACACGGTTTTAGAAACAAAGTTTGGAAACTGCATCGATATTTCTCTGCTTTTTGCAGCGTGTCTTGAAGCAATTGATTTAAATCCGTTGATTGTAGTAACGGAAGGTCATGCTTTCGTAGGAGTTTGGTTGGATGATCATCGATTTGATGGAATGGTCAATTTTGATCAGGCTGCAATTTCCAAAAGAATTGCTTCAGGAATTAAAGAAATTGCCTTAATTGAATCTACCAATCTGTGCAAAGGAAGTAACATTTCATTCAAAGATGCAATGAATTCTGCAGAAACTCAATTGATGGATTCTTCAAAATTTCTGCTTTCATTAGACGTCAAAAATGCAAGGTCAGCAGGAATTTCTCCTCTCCCACTTTTGAAAAATGAAAATAATTTGACAGAAGATTTAAAACCTGTTCAAAACTCTGCAAAATTTGATCAGGATTTTGATTTGGGAACACAATATGACGATCTAGAGCTGACCGATTTTTCAAATCTCACCAAACAGAAAGTCTGGGAAAGAAAACTGCTCGATCTTTCGCTTAGAAATAATCTTCTGAATTTGCGGTTTACCAAAAGTATGCTTCAGTTGGTTGATTCTAAAATTAATGTGCTTGAAGACAGTTTAGCCGACGGAAAATCATTTACAATTGTTCCCGACAATAATCAGACTATTCTCAGAAAATATAATCTTTACGGCGAGCCTTTACATCAGTCGCAACCGCTTTTCAAACTGGCGGAAGATGAGTTTAAATACAATCGTCTTTTAACGTATTATCATCAGGATGATCTCGATAATATTCTTACCAATCTTTACAGAAGTGCAAAATTAGCTGAAGAAGAAAACGGAAAAAGCACATTATATTTAGGAATCGGATTATTGAAATGGTTTGAACCGAAAAATAAAGAAGTTCCAAGACTGGCTCCGATTTTATTGATTCCGGTTGAACTGTCGAGAAAATCTGTGAATTCTAAATTTACGCTTCGAAGCCGTGAAGAAGAAACGATGATCAACATTACCTTGCTTGAATATCTAAAACAGGAATTCAAACTCAACATCAACAGTCTCGAAAATCTTCCGATGGATGAATCGGGCGTTGATGTTCCGAAAGTTTTGGCAATCATCAGAAATGCGGTACTTAATCTTGAAGGGTGGGATGTTTTGGAACAATTGGTTTTGGGGATTTTTTCCTTTAATAAATTGATTCTTTGGCAGGACATTTCAAAATATTCGGAAGAAATTCAGAAAAGCTCGATTGTAAAAAGTTTGATTGAAGGCAAACTTACGGGAACTTTGGAAAGCGTAGAAAATGATGCTCAAAGTTTAGAAAATATTTCAGCTTCAGAATTGGTTTTACCAATTTCCACTGACAATTCTCAACTGAATGCCGTGAAAAATGCCAATCTCAATAAAAGTTTTATTCTTCACGGACCTCCAGGAACGGGAAAGTCACAGACAATTACCAACATTATTGCTGATGCTTTGGCGAATGATAAAAAAGTACTTTTTGTTGCAGCGAAAAAAGCGGCTTTGGATGTGGTTCATCACCGATTGGAAAATATAGGTTTGGGCGCATTTTGTCTTGAATTGCATTCCAATAAATCTAAAAAATCGGATGTTTTAAAACAGTTTGAAAGAACGCTTGAAGTTCCGAAATATAAAATCAATGCCGATTATCATGAAGAGGCAAAACGCCTTGACGAACGCAGAAAAGAACTTGGGAAATATGTAAATGAATTGCACAAAAAATTTCCAATTGGTTGGAGTTTATTTGATACCATTGCCTTTTTGGAAACCAATCATGTACAACCTGATGAACGTTTTCATATCAATTTTCCTTTGGAAAGCGCCGATGTTTTCAACTGGAATCAGTGGAAAGACTGGTTGATTCCGTTTGCTTCAATTGTGCAGAAAATCGGACAACCATCTCTTCATGCTTTAAGACCAATTAAAACTTCAAATCATCAGTTTGAAAATAAAAACCTGATACTTTCGGCAATTTCTCAATTTAATGAAAAGAAAAATGCGGCTGAACAAGTAAAAAGCCAGTTCAAATTGGATGAAGTTTCCAATTCTGACAGCATAGAAATTCTTGAATATTTAAAAGAAAATCCGGTAAAAGCTGGTTTGGTCGACCTTGTTTTAAATGAAGGTCAGTTGAATTTATTTAAAAACTGGATGACTCAGCAAACGCAGTTTCAACAAACTGAAAATCAAATCACCTCAAGTTTTAATTCTTCTATTTTAAATGTAGATTTCGCTTCTTTAAAATTGTTGTGGAATCAGGCAAAACACACCTGGTTTATTCCGAAATGGTTTAAACAAAGGAAAGTGAAGCAACAACTGAACGGCTATGCAAAATCAGGAATAGAATCTGATGTGCAGATTGACGGACTTTTTGAAAAGCTTGAAAATTATCAGCAACTTAAAGATCAATTAAACAATCTTCATTACAATGCACTTTCTTCGGTGACGAATCTTTATTTTAATGGCAGTTCGTTTGATATTGCTGCGATTGAAAAAGATTTAAAAACCATTGAAAATGCAAAAAATTTAGCACAAAAAATTTCAATTCCAAATTTCCCGGAATGGTTAAAAGATATTTCATCAAAACAAAATAACAGTCAGCATATTTCTGAAGTTCTGGAAACTTTGAAAGATTTCCACAATGCAGAAACTCAACTTTTGGAATATGTGGATGAAATTCCAAACGATACAGAACTGCAAACTGTTGTACAGAATATTCATCAGCTGGAAGATTGGATTAATTTTAATGTTTTAAAAGAAAAAGCACAAGATTTAAACCTAAACTGGTTCATCAATTTCCTTGAAAAAGGTTGGCTCGATACAGAATCTATTGAGCTTGAATTTGAAAAAATCATCCATCTGAATTTATTTATTAAAACCATTTACGGTTCGGGAACTTTGAATGGTTTTGATGCGAATATTTACGAATCTCAGATTCAGCAATATAAAAATCTTCACAAAGAATTTACGGAACTGACCAAAAATCAGTTAACGATGAAACTCAGCGATAGAATTCCGAATTTTTCTCAGGAAGCTGTTCAGAGTTCAGAAATTGGGATTCTCCAAAAAGCGATTCGAAATAAAGGACGAGGTTTATCGATCAGAAAATTATTTGACCAAATTCCAACCTTAATTCCGAGGTTGAAACCTTGCATGTTGATGAGCCCGATTTCGGTGGCCCAATATTTTGACGTGAATGAAGAGCATTTTGACATTGTGATTTTTGATGAAGCTTCGCAATTACCAACCTCTGAAGCGGTAAGTGCTTTGGCGAGAGCAAAACAGGCGATAATTGTTGGGGATCCGAAACAGATGCCACCGACAAGCTTTTTTGCTTCCCAAAAAGTAGATGAAGAAAATTTTGAACTCGAAGATCTTGAAAGTATTTTGGATGATTGTTTGGCGCTTTCAATACCGTCGAATTATTTATTAAGGCATTACCGAAGCAAGCATGAAAGTTTAATTTCTTTCTCAAACGCTCACTTTTATGATAACAAACTGCTTACTTTCCCATCTCCGGATGATTTAAACAGAAAAGTAACGTTCGAATTTATTGATGGATTTTACGACAAAGGAAAAACAAGAACCAATAAAAATGAAGCTGAAGCGATCATTGAATACATCAGAATTCACCTCGAAAATAAAAATAAAAAATCGATCGGTGTCGTGACTTTCAGCCAAACTCAGCAAAGTCTGATTGAAGATTTACTGCAGAAATTATTTCAGGAAAACCCGCATTTGGAAGAATTTTCTATCAATTCCGAAGAACCAATTTTCATTAAAAATCTTGAAAATGTACAAGGTGACGAAAGAGATATTATTCTGTTTTCGATTGGTTACGGTCCTGATGAAGACGGAAAAGTTTCGATGAATTTTGGTCCGCTCAACCGAGATGGAGGTTGGAGAAGACTGAATGTTGCCGTAACAAGAGCACGCTACGAAATGAAAGTTTTTTCTTCGTTAAAAGGCGACCAAATTGACATGAATAGAACGAGTTCGGAAGGTGTTTTAGGTTTAAAAAACTTCCTGAATTTTTCTGAAAAAGGTTTGGTTTATCAAAATTCGAACCCAACGGTGAATCAGCAGAAACTGATGGTGAATTCGATTGCGAAACATTTGGAGGAAAGTGGTCTGAAAATTAAAACCAACATAGGAACTTCAGAATATAAAATTGACATCGGCGTAATTAATCCTGAAAATGAAAGCGAATATCTGATGGCGATTTTGCTGGATAGTGAAAATTATTTTAATATCAATACGACCAATGACCGAGAATTACTTGTTCCGAATGTTTTGAAAGGTTTAGGTTGGAATGTTTTCAGAATCTGGACTCTGGACTGGATTAAAAATAAAGAAAAAATTGTTGAAAAAATTCAGGCTGAAATTGAAGAAATTAAAACTCAAGTAAAAGAAAAAAAGGAAGAAATCATTGAACTGAAAACTTCTGAAAAAGTCTATCTGAGTGAAGTTTCGGAAACTGAAAAACCTTCGAAAATGATTTCTTATGTTGCAGCAGAATTGAGTCCGGAAATTAATGCGAACTCAGAATCTATTTATCTTTTTGAAAATAAACCCGTTCTTTTAAATCAGATTAAAACAATTATTGATACCGAATCACCGATTAGTCAGAATGCTTTATTCAGGAAGATTCTTAAACTTTGGAATACTTCAAGAGCAGGAGGAAAAATGAATACTTATCTTTTGGAAACTTTAAATTCTATCCCGAATGTACAAACCACAGAAAGTTATCAAAAATTTTATTGGTACGAAAATCTACAACCTCAAAATCTTGATTTCTACCGAGACAATTCAATAGAAAAAAGACTGATTGACGAGATTGCACCTGAAGAAATTTCGGTTGCTATTATGGAATTGATGCATTCAAGTTTGAGTTTAAATAAAGACGAATTGATTCGTGCGGTTTGTAAAGCTTTTGGTTTTGCAAAAGTGGGTTCTCAGATTGATTCTGTAGTGAATTTTTCTGTGGAGGAATTGATTGGAAAAGGTTTGCTGAAGGAAGTTGATGGGAGGATTGTTTTGAGTGAATAA
- a CDS encoding DUF2490 domain-containing protein, whose amino-acid sequence MRKFLVIFIVCFFAVNISAQISPPGLGHAKTASWFAAGIKQKLGENWESMSYFGMGRTGETSLNPIEKPSILVLNQEFYKQLKNNWKYSFAVSFRNQKEKNSADNNIVDQQEIRLYGRLSHVFKSSKLKVTPTFRQEFRKFFAPKSLEDAESFALRSRLRLQFSIDLNEDSSKKLILSSEQLFSTEKNALSKEWSDLKYHESRFLAYYSVTPKHSAVTFDIGYMNNLVGGNHPYDVSYLAFDVVFNGKRKN is encoded by the coding sequence ATGAGGAAGTTTTTGGTCATTTTCATTGTATGTTTTTTTGCTGTAAATATTTCTGCACAAATCAGTCCGCCGGGTTTGGGACATGCTAAAACGGCGAGCTGGTTCGCTGCAGGAATAAAGCAAAAGTTGGGTGAAAATTGGGAATCTATGAGTTATTTCGGAATGGGACGAACGGGTGAAACTTCACTCAATCCTATAGAAAAACCTTCAATTTTAGTTCTCAATCAGGAGTTTTACAAACAACTCAAGAACAACTGGAAATATTCTTTTGCGGTAAGTTTCAGAAATCAAAAAGAGAAAAATTCAGCCGATAATAATATTGTTGATCAACAGGAAATTAGATTATACGGTCGATTATCGCACGTTTTTAAAAGTTCAAAACTTAAAGTAACTCCTACTTTCAGACAGGAGTTTAGAAAATTTTTCGCTCCAAAAAGTTTGGAAGATGCCGAATCTTTTGCTTTAAGAAGTCGATTGCGTCTGCAATTTAGTATTGATCTGAATGAAGATTCTTCAAAGAAATTAATTTTAAGTTCCGAACAATTATTTTCAACAGAAAAAAATGCACTTTCAAAAGAATGGAGTGATTTGAAATATCATGAAAGCCGTTTTTTGGCATATTATTCAGTAACTCCAAAACATTCTGCCGTAACTTTTGATATTGGTTATATGAATAATCTGGTAGGAGGAAATCATCCGTATGATGTAAGCTACTTGGCTTTTGATGTAGTTTTTAATGGAAAAAGAAAGAATTAA
- a CDS encoding PepSY-like domain-containing protein yields the protein MKNLILTISILGLSITNISAQDIRQSEVPSVILNHFQKSFPKAADIDWEIKGNYYEVEFETGFLGDDHKILYSRDGKLVRHEEEISKSNLPKTVLASIKRSFNGYRTDDIKKITEGGKVIYNVELKNYSQEWKVVFDAQGRILQQKED from the coding sequence ATGAAAAATTTAATTTTAACAATCAGCATCTTAGGTTTAAGTATTACCAATATTTCAGCACAGGATATTCGTCAGAGCGAAGTTCCTTCGGTGATTTTAAATCATTTTCAAAAATCTTTTCCAAAAGCAGCCGATATCGACTGGGAAATTAAAGGAAATTATTACGAGGTAGAATTTGAAACCGGATTTTTAGGCGATGACCATAAAATTTTATATTCTAGAGACGGAAAACTGGTAAGACATGAAGAAGAAATCTCAAAAAGTAATCTTCCAAAAACTGTTTTAGCTTCTATTAAAAGGTCATTTAATGGTTACAGAACTGATGACATTAAAAAAATTACTGAAGGCGGAAAAGTAATCTACAACGTAGAATTGAAAAATTATTCTCAGGAATGGAAAGTTGTTTTTGATGCACAGGGAAGAATTTTGCAACAAAAAGAAGATTAA
- a CDS encoding HAEPLYID family protein: MKLILAVGILNILGCFSVFAQTQTKPVKVSHAEPIFQDLVRDLGARKGEKEFNLGADFSSGKNYRENGYLAEYEFAPMNRLGLEVETDFSFFSPKNNATKEQIPGNRLDGLRLSAQYTFFVSEKSQTSLALGYTQVIEFTDFKNYGKGKFITGLVYSPFFIAAKKWGSHIHTLVYTYPMIQHQLGENGTPVDWQINSSVMYSLPNSGHFIGMEVNKEISHGKMLVTLRPQVKIKLDSHFAVGIVTGIPVSHQDESISSFFRLVYEL; encoded by the coding sequence ATGAAACTAATTTTAGCAGTAGGAATTTTAAATATTTTAGGATGCTTTTCGGTATTTGCGCAAACCCAAACTAAACCTGTAAAAGTATCTCACGCTGAACCTATTTTTCAGGATTTGGTGAGAGACCTTGGCGCAAGAAAAGGCGAAAAAGAATTTAATTTGGGAGCTGATTTTTCAAGTGGGAAAAATTATAGAGAAAACGGATATTTAGCAGAATATGAATTTGCACCGATGAATCGGTTAGGTTTAGAAGTAGAAACTGATTTCTCTTTTTTTAGTCCGAAAAATAATGCGACCAAAGAACAGATTCCAGGAAACCGATTAGACGGACTCAGACTTTCTGCACAGTACACTTTTTTTGTTTCGGAAAAATCTCAGACATCTTTGGCTTTAGGATATACTCAGGTGATAGAATTTACAGATTTCAAAAATTATGGAAAAGGGAAATTCATTACAGGTTTGGTGTACAGTCCGTTTTTTATAGCGGCTAAAAAATGGGGTTCTCATATTCACACTTTGGTTTACACCTATCCGATGATTCAGCATCAATTGGGAGAAAATGGCACTCCGGTCGATTGGCAAATCAATAGTTCTGTAATGTATTCTTTACCCAATTCAGGTCATTTTATCGGGATGGAAGTCAACAAAGAAATCAGTCACGGAAAAATGTTGGTAACGCTTCGTCCGCAAGTAAAGATTAAGCTTGATTCTCATTTTGCAGTAGGAATTGTTACTGGAATTCCCGTTTCTCATCAAGATGAAAGTATCTCTTCATTTTTTAGATTGGTGTATGAACTTTGA